From Nitratidesulfovibrio vulgaris str. Hildenborough, a single genomic window includes:
- the mrdA gene encoding penicillin-binding protein 2, with product MHIHFDPEGFQPPRSGLLLLQGLVGFLFFLFVVRFWYLQIHRGEEYARLAQDNRLRQERIYASRGLIRDRQGALLAENRPAFGLALIREDCRDIPATLAQVSQWTATPVEKLTAKFNQDRQRVKPFEPLLLISDMPFDLLARIESEIIHWPGLEIITRSKRNYPQGPLFAHILGYVAEANEQELENDKGLSLGDFVGKQGLELVLEQRLRGHKGQYQIEVDVLGRNLNRKLVEQPESGENIELSLDAGIQQAAWDAFEGQAGGLVVMDPDSGKLLALVTSPSFDNNAFAAGLSQKDWVALRDNPRHPLQNRIIQSVYPPGSVWKLMMTGMILNEGISPSETVYCNGAVQLGRQTFRCWKKGGHGSVDMMRSLIESCDVYYYQMAERLGIDKLEQFAKACGFGAPTGIDLPHEKSGLVPSKSWKRRRFGEPWHRGETLNVSIGQGFTLVTPVQVAVFVSSLMNGGKLLKPSLLLDEPTIVKGTTPMTTQGRKLVMEAMRLTVATDAGTAKVLRRPDAVLGGKTGTAQVVRIVGEERLKVEQMAYEHRDHAWMASWGEKDGKRYVVVCMLEHGGHGGSAAGPVVKRVYDKLFGEYRP from the coding sequence ATGCACATCCACTTTGACCCGGAAGGTTTCCAGCCGCCCCGTTCCGGCCTGCTTCTGTTGCAGGGCCTTGTGGGGTTTCTCTTCTTCCTGTTCGTGGTGCGCTTCTGGTACCTGCAGATTCACCGTGGGGAGGAGTACGCCCGTCTAGCGCAGGACAACCGCCTCAGACAGGAACGCATCTACGCCTCACGCGGGCTTATCCGTGACCGGCAAGGTGCGCTGCTTGCCGAGAACAGGCCCGCTTTCGGGCTTGCACTCATCCGTGAGGACTGCCGCGACATTCCGGCGACACTCGCGCAGGTGTCGCAATGGACAGCCACCCCGGTCGAGAAGCTCACCGCCAAGTTCAATCAGGACAGACAGCGCGTGAAGCCCTTCGAACCGCTATTGCTCATCTCCGACATGCCCTTCGACCTGCTTGCCCGTATCGAATCGGAGATCATCCACTGGCCGGGGCTGGAGATCATCACCCGCTCGAAACGCAACTACCCGCAAGGACCTCTCTTCGCGCACATCCTCGGGTACGTGGCAGAAGCGAACGAACAGGAGCTTGAGAACGACAAAGGGCTCAGTCTCGGCGACTTCGTCGGCAAACAGGGTCTTGAGCTCGTACTCGAACAACGCCTGCGCGGTCACAAGGGGCAATACCAGATCGAGGTCGACGTCCTCGGGCGCAACCTCAACCGCAAGCTCGTCGAGCAACCTGAGAGCGGCGAGAACATCGAGCTGAGCCTTGACGCTGGAATACAACAGGCAGCCTGGGACGCCTTCGAAGGCCAGGCCGGGGGGCTGGTGGTCATGGACCCCGACTCCGGAAAGCTGCTGGCGCTCGTCACGTCCCCCTCGTTCGACAACAACGCCTTCGCCGCAGGCCTCAGCCAGAAGGACTGGGTAGCCCTCCGCGACAACCCGCGCCACCCGTTGCAGAACCGGATCATACAGAGTGTCTACCCTCCGGGGTCGGTCTGGAAGCTGATGATGACAGGAATGATCCTCAACGAAGGCATCTCCCCCTCCGAGACCGTCTACTGCAACGGGGCCGTGCAACTGGGCCGCCAGACATTCCGGTGCTGGAAAAAGGGCGGGCACGGGTCGGTGGACATGATGCGTTCGCTCATCGAATCATGCGACGTCTACTACTACCAGATGGCCGAGCGACTCGGCATCGACAAGCTCGAACAGTTCGCCAAGGCCTGCGGATTCGGGGCTCCCACAGGCATCGACCTGCCACATGAGAAATCGGGGCTAGTCCCCTCCAAGTCGTGGAAGCGCAGACGGTTCGGTGAACCCTGGCACCGTGGGGAAACCCTGAACGTCTCGATAGGACAGGGGTTCACGCTGGTCACTCCGGTTCAGGTGGCGGTTTTCGTCTCATCCCTGATGAACGGCGGCAAACTGCTGAAACCGAGCCTGCTTCTCGACGAGCCGACGATCGTCAAGGGCACGACCCCCATGACCACGCAAGGTCGCAAACTTGTCATGGAAGCCATGCGCCTGACTGTCGCCACGGACGCAGGAACCGCCAAGGTGCTTCGACGCCCCGATGCGGTACTCGGCGGCAAGACGGGCACGGCGCAGGTCGTCAGGATTGTCGGTGAGGAGCGGCTCAAGGTCGAACAGATGGCCTACGAGCACCGCGACCACGCATGGATGGCCTCTTGGGGCGAGAAGGATGGCAAGCGCTACGTGGTGGTATGCATGCTCGAACATGGAGGGCATGGCGGCTCGGCTGCCGGACCTGTCGTGAAGCGTGTGTACGACAAGCTTTTCGGGGAGTACAGACCATGA
- the rodA gene encoding rod shape-determining protein RodA, translated as MTPIDRRLITHMNWGLLAFTFILFCVGAANLYSASGVRIEDGIEVSSFYQKQLVWGLIGLGGMITFMLFDYRHLKSLAWPIFILTVLLLACVPPFGKVIYGARRWLSFGLFNLQPSEIAKISILILGARLLSGDKNSLNWTELFKVLGVGLVPAAFIVIQPDLGTTLNLLLLLGGMILYHGIQWRVLKVCLAVVPPLLPLGWFCLHDYQKQRILTFLDPQNDPLGAGYHIIQSQIAIGSGELWGKGFLGGTQSQLRFLPEKHTDFAVAVFGEEWGFVGCVALLALFSLFLLSIFNTARDAKDRFGSTLAAGVFFYFFWQILINTGMVVGIMPVVGIPLPFISYGGSATLVNFSLIGLVLNVSMRRFVFKTN; from the coding sequence ATGACACCCATCGACAGACGGCTCATCACGCATATGAACTGGGGGCTTCTGGCCTTCACTTTCATCCTGTTCTGCGTCGGGGCGGCCAACCTGTACTCTGCCAGCGGCGTCCGCATCGAAGACGGCATCGAAGTCTCGTCGTTCTACCAGAAGCAGCTGGTGTGGGGACTCATCGGCCTAGGCGGCATGATCACCTTCATGCTTTTCGATTACAGGCATCTCAAAAGCCTTGCATGGCCCATCTTCATCCTGACGGTCCTCCTGCTGGCATGTGTTCCGCCCTTCGGCAAGGTCATCTACGGGGCGCGGCGCTGGTTGTCATTCGGCCTGTTCAACCTGCAACCAAGCGAAATCGCGAAAATCAGCATCCTCATCCTCGGAGCGCGTCTCCTTTCGGGCGACAAGAACTCCCTCAACTGGACCGAGCTCTTCAAGGTGCTGGGCGTGGGACTGGTGCCTGCCGCCTTCATCGTCATCCAGCCCGACCTCGGCACGACCCTGAATCTCCTGCTGCTTCTCGGCGGCATGATCCTCTACCACGGCATCCAGTGGCGCGTGCTCAAGGTCTGCCTTGCCGTGGTCCCTCCCCTTCTCCCGCTAGGCTGGTTCTGCCTGCACGACTACCAGAAGCAGCGTATTCTCACGTTCCTCGATCCGCAGAACGACCCCCTTGGCGCGGGATACCACATCATCCAGTCACAGATTGCCATCGGTTCCGGTGAGTTATGGGGGAAAGGCTTTCTGGGGGGCACACAGAGCCAGCTGCGCTTCCTGCCGGAAAAGCATACCGACTTCGCCGTCGCCGTCTTCGGGGAGGAGTGGGGATTTGTCGGCTGCGTCGCCCTGCTTGCCCTGTTCAGCCTTTTCCTGCTGAGCATCTTCAACACCGCGCGCGACGCCAAGGACAGGTTCGGCAGCACGCTGGCAGCAGGTGTATTCTTCTACTTCTTCTGGCAGATTCTCATCAACACGGGAATGGTCGTCGGCATCATGCCGGTCGTGGGCATCCCGCTACCCTTCATCAGTTATGGGGGCAGTGCCACACTGGTCAATTTCTCCCTCATCGGACTCGTTCTCAACGTCTCCATGCGACGCTTCGTCTTCAAGACCAACTAG
- the mreC gene encoding rod shape-determining protein MreC, translating to MTPKRVILLLVPILFLYLGLYSWNQRTGTLDRLADNTGLEVVGAVLRPALWAHDRVVTFWDHYINLVGVREDHDRLKAQLEVTSRQLAQYAEDRAELSRLRQLLTLAPPDDWQAVGARVLASRLGPQGVLDTITIDHGYFTGAAPGTPVATHLGVVGRVLRSGPHTASVLLLVDSGSRVSVISHDNRTQGVLVGGGPGNPLEVRYVAVNAKLDEGEILVTSGLDGAFPKGLPVARVITVTPPDLSMFQGVLAAPLVDFESLEEVLLMQRPPARYALQQAPVHASNGTAQPQTQPAPATQARKPR from the coding sequence GTGACTCCCAAGCGCGTCATCCTGCTGCTGGTACCGATCCTTTTTCTGTACCTCGGCCTCTATTCGTGGAACCAGCGCACGGGCACCCTCGACCGCCTGGCCGACAACACCGGCCTCGAGGTCGTGGGTGCCGTGCTGCGTCCTGCCCTCTGGGCGCACGACCGTGTCGTCACCTTCTGGGATCATTACATCAACCTCGTCGGAGTGCGTGAAGACCACGACCGTCTCAAGGCGCAACTGGAAGTCACCAGCAGACAACTGGCGCAATACGCCGAAGACCGGGCGGAACTTTCACGCCTGCGCCAACTGCTGACCCTCGCCCCCCCCGACGACTGGCAGGCCGTGGGAGCCCGGGTACTGGCCTCGCGTCTGGGGCCGCAAGGGGTTCTCGACACCATCACCATCGACCACGGCTACTTCACGGGAGCGGCCCCCGGTACTCCCGTCGCCACGCATCTCGGTGTTGTCGGACGCGTGTTGCGTTCCGGGCCACATACAGCCTCTGTGCTCCTTCTTGTGGATTCCGGCAGCCGCGTCTCCGTCATCAGCCACGACAACCGCACGCAGGGAGTGCTCGTGGGCGGTGGCCCAGGCAATCCGCTCGAGGTGCGCTATGTCGCCGTCAACGCCAAACTTGATGAAGGCGAAATCCTCGTGACCTCGGGACTCGACGGGGCCTTTCCCAAGGGTCTGCCTGTAGCCCGGGTCATCACCGTCACGCCTCCCGACCTCTCCATGTTCCAGGGGGTTCTCGCAGCCCCCCTCGTCGACTTCGAATCCCTTGAAGAGGTCCTGCTCATGCAGCGGCCTCCTGCACGATACGCCCTGCAGCAGGCTCCCGTGCACGCCTCCAACGGCACGGCACAGCCCCAAACGCAGCCCGCGCCCGCCACACAGGCGCGCAAACCCCGGTAG